The genomic window CAAACTTTGATTCAGTAGGGATATCTTCATTTGGTATTCGATTCAAAGATAGTTATGTAGGCTATGGTAACGAAAACTTAGCTATGAAAAGGGGGCAGATAGAAAAATTGAATAAAGAGTATCCTCGTTTGATTCAAAATGGGGCTGTAACGATCAATTCAGATCCAGAAAAGCTAGAGCAATACTATTTTTCTATGCTTGATTATTTATTGGATAACGAAAAACTAGGAGAAGAAATCGAAAGAACATTCAATCCAGAGATATTTACTACTTCGTCAACAGAAATCAAAGAAGAGTTGAAGCCTTTTTTAGAGGTGAAATCTTTTAATCAGCAACTAAAAGATGCTAGAAGCTATGCCAAGGAGAATGGAATTAGTGCCACTCAAGCAACATTACTTGTTTCCCCAGAAGAGTTCAAAGCGTTGACTGAGGATGAAAGGGTTCCTTTGATAGGGGTAGTTGGTGTAGAGCTTCTGGATAGTCGTATGTGGTAGGTACATCATTGCATAAATAGAAAATGAGGATTGTCTGATTAAATGACAATTCTCATTTTTTTACCTAATGGCTGAGCAATTATCTAGGTTACTAAATGATAGAAATACCAAATCATTCGTATATTTAAGAGGGAAATAGTAAAATAGAAATTAATAATACGTTTAAAGAATGAATAAATAATCATTTTGTCCTAGCTAATCTATTTCTGAACAAAGTTTCTATTTTGAGTCATGCTACGTTGATAAAAAAACATACGCTTTTTTCAATGAGTACTTGCTTTTTTTAGATTTTACGTTATAGTTGAAAGTCCTTGTAGCAAATTGCCGGTATTAGCTATGTGGAGAATGAATTCCGGAGGTTACTATTTGCAGTTTAAGGGTTATCCCAATAAACTGTTAAAAAAGCATCTTTGACACTTCTTTTCAGGACATTACAATGCCTTGTTGCAACGAAAAAATGGTAAAATAAAAGAAAGGGGGTGCCGCATGGAATTTGTTTATGAGAAAGACGATCATCAAAGCCAAGTTATTTATGGCGAGACAGTAGCGTCTCTTTTAAAAAATGAGCCGTTTGGTGGAAGACATGTTCTTTTGATAACGAATCAACGATACTATGATTTGTTTTCTGATAAACTGATACAGCTATTCAATGAACGTCAAAATCTTGATTGGTATATTTGTAAAAATGATGTTCACTGTAATAATTTCTCAGAGTTAGAGGCTCTGCTTTCATTTATAACTACATTTCCTGAGAAAGAGAATTATTTGCTCATTGGTTTGGGAAATGAAGGGGTGATGCATCTTTCGGCTTTTATTGATCATACAACGATTTTAGAAACAGAGCTATGGTTGATGCCTCTTTCCTTGCAATCGTTGAGTGAGTCGTTAGCAGGGACCGGATTGATCGAATTACAACATAAGACAGCATTATCCGTCACTACTTTAGCAGACCGAATCATCTATGATCAAACCATGATTCGAAAAGAGGGGGATCGCCAGCTGATTGATTTTCTTGTGTTTATCCAATGTGGACTAGTCTGCAGTCATGATTTTTTGAGAGACTTGTACAAGAATTTCAATGATCAACAGCGCTTGAATCAGCAATCCTTTAATGGCTTGATGAATCCTTTACTTCGCTATTATCAAAAGGATGAAGAACTTATTCGCAGCTTTGGCCGATTGTTCGAACAGGCCTTCTACCGTGTGGATGGCGGGCACTTGTTATCTGTCTATATGAAGCACTTGCTTGGCAGTCTTCTTCAGTTACTATGGTCACAACAGAAAATGGGTTTTTCTTTTCATATAAAGAATTTTTTGATTTGGTTGATTCGTCTGGGGTATCCCATTGAATTTCCGGACCAAATTTTTGTCAGCGATTATGTGCAGGAGTTATTGAACTGTGCAGAAGAATATGGAAAAGCTATGGTGTTACAAGATATCGGTGTGCCGGGAGAAGCCGAGTGCTTTGATGCAGAGGAATTGCTTCAAACGGTAGATGAATACAAAAAAATGATAGAAAACATAAAAAGAGGATTGTGATGAAATGACCTATAGTGAGAAAATGCTACAAGCATTACACAGTGAAAATTTAGCAGAAGCGCAGCTGCTTTTACAAGAGGCGCTACGAAAGGACGATGGAGATACTTTAGCTGATTTGGGAGAGGAGTTGCTTTCCATAGGCTTCTTGGAGGAAGCAGAGCAGATTTTCCAAAAGCTGGTTATCGATTATCCGGAAGCAGATGGATTGAACTTGCCATTGGCTGAGATTGCTATTGAAAATGCACAATATGATGAAGCTTTGGATTATTTAGGCTTGGTTTCAGAAGATAGCCCAAGCTATGTACAAAGTTTGTTGGTTCTGGCAGATTTATACCAAGTGATGGGAATTCCTGAAGTCAGTGAAGCGAAGTTGAAAGAGGCAGAGCGTTTGTTGCCGGATGAGCCATTGATTGTATTTGCTCTAGCAGAGCTATATTTTGTCAATGGTCAATTCGCTGAAGCGATTGAACAGTATACTCGTCTACATGGTGAGTTGGAGACGAAAGAGATTTTCAGAACATCAATCAATGAGCGTTTAGGAACAAGTTATAGTATGATGGGACATTTTGAAGAAGCCGTTCCTTTTTTTGAAGATAGCTTAAAAGAAGAACAAACGGATGATCGTTTATTTCAATTGGCCTTTACGTATATCCAAATGCATGAAAATCAAAAAGCAATTATTCTTTTCCAGCAATTACGGGCG from Enterococcus sp. 9E7_DIV0242 includes these protein-coding regions:
- a CDS encoding tetratricopeptide repeat protein, which produces MTYSEKMLQALHSENLAEAQLLLQEALRKDDGDTLADLGEELLSIGFLEEAEQIFQKLVIDYPEADGLNLPLAEIAIENAQYDEALDYLGLVSEDSPSYVQSLLVLADLYQVMGIPEVSEAKLKEAERLLPDEPLIVFALAELYFVNGQFAEAIEQYTRLHGELETKEIFRTSINERLGTSYSMMGHFEEAVPFFEDSLKEEQTDDRLFQLAFTYIQMHENQKAIILFQQLRALNPQYQSLYLYLGEALQEEELLEEAQEVLEEGMKENPFQVDLYQLASENAYRLHDVEKAERFLKEAVALGEKVDESLLTLSNLYRTEGRFEEVIDVLSGMEETNHPYAEWNLANAYNEQEEFEQAMLHYKQASQELAHEPDFLKEYGIFLREEGQLKEAKEVLQHYLAHEPGDNEVASLLDDLEEG